From the Anaerolineae bacterium genome, the window GGACGCAGGAATTTTGTCGCGGCGATGCGGAGTTTCCACGGCCGCACTTTCGGGGCTCTATCGGCTACGTGGCGCAAAGAATATCGAGAACCCTTCGAGCCTTTAGTGCCGGGGTTCAGTTTCGTGCCTTTCAATAACCTAAAGGCTATGGAAAAAGCCGTAAACCAGGAGACCGCCGGAGTCATCCTCGAGGTAGTTCAAGGCGAGGGAGGGGTAATCCCCGGAAAAGGCGAATACCTCCGAGGGGTCCAGGAACTCTGCCGCCAGAACGGAGCCCTCTTCATCCTGGATGAAGTTCAGACAGGGTTTGGGCGAACGGGGAAGATGTTCGCCTGTGAACATCATGGCCTCGAGCCCGACCTGATGTGCATTGCTAAGGGGCTTGGAGGAGGAGTGCCCTTCGGAGCGGTGATGATCCACGAGAAGCTTGGGGAAATGCCCAGGCGCCTGCATGGCTCTACCTTCGGGGGTAACCCCTTGGCCTGCGCTGCAGCCCTGGCCGCCATCCGTTACCTCCAGGAGCACGACCTTCCCAAACGGGCAGCTGAGCTCGGAGAATACTTCCTGAACCGCCTGAGCCAGATAAACTCCCCACTGATCCGGGAAGTAAGAGGTTTGGGTCTCATGGTGGGGATTGAACTCAAAAAAGAGGCTGCCCCCTACCTTGAAGCTCTCGTCAGGGAAGGAGTTCTGGCGCTTTTCGCTGGCCCAACCGTTATACGTTTCCTGCCACCCCTCGTAATAACCAAAGAGGAACTGGACAGAGTAGTGGAAGCTGTGGAGAGGGTGCTTTCATGAAAGATGGAGAAGCTGTGGAATTCCTCAAAGACCTCCTGAACATTTACTCACCCTCGGGTGAAGAAAGAGCTCTGGCCATTTACCTGGCCGAAAAGCTTGAAAGGCTTGGGCTCCACGCCTTCGTGGACCAGGTGGGCAACGTGGTTGCTTCCACCTCTCGCTTAATCCTTCCCGAGCCTAACCTCCTTTTCCTTGGGCACATAGATACTGTTCCTGGGTTTATTCCAGTGCGGGAAGAGGGGGGGAAAATTTTCGGTCGGGGCGCTGTAGATGCCAAGGGCCCCATAGCGGCTTTTCTGGTTGCTCTGGCCAGGATAAACCCCGACAGCGCTGTAGTTTTCGTCGGGGCAGTGGGGGAGGAAGCCGAAAGCCTGGGGGCAAAGCATATAATTCCCAGCTTTCGCCCCCTTAATGCGGTAATCGGAGAGCCGGGCCGATGGGAAGGAATAACCCTGGGGTACAAGGGGCGGCTCCTCATACGGTATATCCTGTCCAGGCCGAAGTTTCACACGGCTGCGCCTTCCCCTACTGCTCCGGAGGAGGCTTTCCGGTTCTGGCAGGGGCTCAAGGCTTGGGCCGAGGAGTTCAACGGAGCAAAAAGCCCCTTTGAGAGGATAGATCTCTCCCTTCTGGAAATTTGTTCTCAGGAAGGGGAGTTTTCCACCTCAGTAGAGATGAAGCTGGGGCTACGCCTTCCCCCGGGCTTTAAACCTTCCTCAGCAGCTCACCAGGCTTCCTTTTTAGCCGGAGAGGCAACCCTCGAATTTTCGGGGGAAGAGGAAGCCTTCGTGGCCGACCGCAACAGTCCCCTTGTCAGGGCTTTCCTGGAAGCCATCCGAAGCGAGGGAGGAAAACCCCGTTTCAAACTTAAAACCGGCACATCCGATATGAACCTGGCAGGGCACTCTTGGCGCTGCCCCATCCTGGCTTACGGTCCCGGCGATTCCTCCCTGGACCACACCCCCTGGGAGCACATTGAAATTAGCGATTACCTGAAGGCCATAAAAGTTTGGGAAAGAGTCCTGAAGCGCTTTTCCGGAGGGCGAGAAAATGGAACCGTGGATTGAATCGGAAATGGTGAGGAAATTTACCGCTTCCGTGAACTTTGACCGGAGGCTTTACCGAGAAGACATCCGGGGAAGCAAGGCTCATGTCAAAATGCTGGCGCAACAGGGCCTTCTTTCCCCTGAAGAGGCCGAAGCCATCCTCCGGGAGCTGGAGAAAATCCAGGAAGAGATAGAAAAAGGTGAGTTCAGGTGGAAGGAGGAGTACGAAGACCTCCACCTGAACATAGAGGCTGCTCTCATAGAGAGGCTTGGAGAAACAGGGGCTAAGCTTCACACTGGGAGGAGCCGGAACGACCAGATTGCTCTGGATATGCGCCTTTACGTTCGCGAGGCTGCAGGGAAAATCTGTGAAGCCATAACCCGGGTGCAGGAAGCCATCGTTGACCTGGCGGAAAATCACATGGATGCAATAATGCCAGGCTACACTCACCTTCAGAAAGCCCAGCCAGTGCTCTTTTCCCACCACATTATGGCCTATTTCTGGATGCTGGAAAGGGACAAGGGGCGATTCCGTGATGCGCTCCAGCGAGCTGATGAGTGTCCTCTGGGAGCTGGGGCTTTAGCCGGAAGCACTCTCCCCCTCGACCCCGAATTTGTAGCTCGGGAACTGGGCTTCTCCCGGAGCTTCCACAATAGCATGGACGCTGTAAGCGACCGAGATTTCATCCTGGAGTTCCTTTCAGCTTGCTCAATCCTCATGGTGCACCTATCTCGCCTGGCTGAAGAATTAATCCTGTGGTCCACCCGAGAATTCGGCTTCATAGAGCTGGCGGCCCCCTTCACTACTGGCTCCAGCATGATGCCCCAGAAGAGGAACCCCGATGTGGCGGAACTCATAAGAGCGAAGGCCGGAAGGGTGTTCGGTCACCTTATGGCTCTCCTCACGGTCCTCAAGGGCCTTCCCCTGGCCTATAACCGAGACCTTCAGGAAGACAAAGAAGGCCTTTTTGATGCGGTAGATACCGTCCTGGCCTGCCTTGAAGTTTTAGCGCCGATGCTTCGCTCCATTGAAGTCAAGAAAGAGCGGGCAGCTTCAGAGGCAAGGGATGGCTTTCTGCTGGCCACAGACATGGCCGAATACCTCGTGGCCAGAGGGATGCCTTTCCGTCAGGCTCACGCTGTGGTGAGGAAGATAGCAGAATACTGCCGGACAGGGGGAAAGGACCCTCAGGAGCTAAAGGTGGAAGAACTGCGGGCTTTCTCCGAACTTTTTGGAGAAGATTTTATGGAAGGCTTCACCGCTGAAGCTTCCACCAGGGCAAGGCGTGCCCCAGGTTGCACCTCCCCGGAGCGGGTCAAAGAGCAAATCCTTGAAGCGAAACAAAAACTAAAAGGAGGTTAGCCATGAAAAAGATAGTCTTAGCTTACTCGGGCGGTCTTGACACTTCTGTTTCCATCCGCTGGTTGAGGGAAAAATACGATGCTGAAGTAATTGCCCTGACCGTGGACATAGGTCAGGAAAAGGACATTGAAGCCATCCGCCGCAAGGCGCTCGCTATCGGAGCCGTAAAAGCTATAACGGTAGACGCCAGGGAGGAGTTCATAAAGGATTTCGTCTTCCCGGCCCTGAAAGCCGGCGCCATATACGAAGGCGATTACCTCTTATCTACAGCCCTGGCCCGTCCTCTTATCGTAAAGCACCTGGTAAAAGTGGCCAGGGAAGAAGGAGCCACAGCTGTAGCCCATGGTTGCACCGGCAAAGGCAATGACCAGGTCCGATTTGATGTCTCCACAGGTGCCCTCGCCCCTGATCTGGAAGTGATCGCCCCGGTGCGAGAATGGGGGATGACCAGGGAGGAAGAGATCGAATACGCCCATAAACATGGGATACCCGTCCCGGCAACCCTCAGCAGCCCCTACAGCATAGATGCTAATCTCTGGGGCCGGAGCATAGAATGCGGGGTTCTGGAAGACCCCTGGCAAGAGCCCCCGGAAGAGGTCTTTGAATGGACCAAGCCCGTTGAAGCTGCCCCTGCCAAACCTTATTATCTCCAGATAGACTTTGAAGAAGGAATCCCTGTCGCTCTGGACGGAGAGAAACTTTCGGGGGTTGAACTCGTGAGCCGCCTCAACCAGATAGCGGGGGAGTACGGAGTTGGCCGCATAGACCACATTGAGAATAGGCTTGTGGGGATAAAATCTCGTGAGGTCTACGAAGCCCCCGCCGCTGTGGTCCTCTTTGAAGCCCACCGCAAGCTGGAAAAGATGACCTTAACCAAAGAGGTGCTGCGGTTCAATGCCCAGGTGGCCGCAACCTATGCCGACCTGGTCTACAATGGGCTCTGGTTCTCACCCCTGAAAAAAGCCCTGGACGCTTATGTGGATGCCGTCCAAAAGGTGGTCACGGGCACAGTAAGGGTAAAGCTGGAAAAAGGGGTAGCACGCGTGGTGGGAGTTCGTTCCCCCTACTCCCTTTACGACTATAACCTTGCCACTTACGACAAAGCTGATGCCTTTGACCACAGGGCTGCGGTGGGCTTCATAAAACTGTGGGGACTTCCCCTCCGGGTAAAGGCGAGGGTGCAGGGACTTTAATCTTCTTCCTCCTTCTCCTTTGCAGCTTTACCCTTGGCTACAACTTCAACCTCTGCCGGGCGAGCTGGCGCTTCCTCTTCTACTTCCTCCTCTCCGGCCCTGACCACCCTCACGATTTCCTCATCCAGAGGAACGGCCGGAGTAACACCTGGGGGTAGCTTGAGATCCTTCACTAAAATGGCGTCATCAATTTCTCTGAGGACCGACAGGTCCACCTCAATTTCTGGCGGGAGGTCAGCTGGGAGACATTCCACCTCTAAAGACTCCATGGAATAAAGCAGGACACCGACTCCCGAGGCAACGGCAGGGGACTCGCCTCTGAAAACAAGGGGCACCTCTGCCGTTATCTTTTCCTCTGCTGCTACCTTGTAAAAGTCCACGTGGCGAACCCTGTGGGTTATGGGATCCCTCTGCAGGTCCTTCAGAAGCACCAGGTGAGAGGTGCTTTCCCCTTTGATTTTGAGAGTTATAAGGCGGCTGAACCCCGCCTTCCTTATGACTTCCCTCAGATCCTTACGGGCCACCTGAATGGGAATGGAGCTGTCCACGTGGCCGTAAATTACTCCAGGGACGTAACCCGCTTCCAGAAGGCGCTTGCTCTTTTTGCCCAGAAGAGTTCTCCTCTCAACTATGAGTTCAATAGCTTCCATAACTTCTCCCTCCTCAAACCAGCCGGATTTTCTTAAAAAAGCTTCTTAAAATCGAAATAAAGCCCAGAGCCAGGCCAAGCCCCAGCCCGAACTTGAAAGCCGTGGAACCATCGAAAACAGTCTCCATAGTTCCGGCCACTTCCCTGGCCAGCACAATAAAAGCTCTTCCATTCTGGCTTCTGATAGTCTGACAGAAAGCAATTCCCACCCTTGAATTGGAAATTTCAGCCTTATCGGCCTGGACAAACCCCAGGCGGCTTTCCTCAAAGGAGCACTCCTGGGCCTTGACCACCAACGCCAGGCTCTGCCTGGCCTCAACCTTTTCAGAATTTATAACTTCAGCCCCTGATTGGGTCATTTCCACCTTTGAGGCCGAAATGTGAGAAGCACCGCTCTGGGTCATCCTTACTTCCTGAGCGGATACATCTCCCACCAGTTCGCCCTCAATGGCGGCTAACCTTTTCTGCAAATCTTCTCGCTCTTCCATAGCCAGCTCCTTGTTCAAAGGTCAAACTATTGTAATAGAGAAAATGCTTCAAGTCAAATAACGCTGGTTCCTGCGCTAGGCAAAGGACGTTATTTCTGCCTGGGAAATCCCACCACTTCTTCGTCGAGGCTGAGGTGTGACTTTTGTCACAGATACAGATGGCGGTTTTCGCTACCTCTATCCTCAAGAGGAGTGTGCCCATTGCCCGGTGGCAGATTTGCTGCTTCTGACGGTAGCCTCTGAGCGGGCAAAGCGAGAAGGGATGGATGCGGAAGCGCCAAAATTGCTCTAATTGACGGAGGAATAAATGGTAGAAGTCCGACTCTATGGAAAGCTGCGACGTTTCGGGCCTGAACCACGCGGCGACCGGGAGACGATAGTCTATCTGGAAGTTGAACCAGGAGAAACCGTGGAAAGCGTGCTGACGCGGCTTAGCATCCCTCAGGAAGAGATCGCCCACATCTTCCTGAACGGCAAGCTCCTGACCACCCGCAACTCCATGGCCCCCTGGCTCCGTTACCAGCGGGCGCGGGATAATGTCCCTACCTGTGAGCCTAACCTGGACCATCCCCTCCGCGACGGCGACCGACTGGGTATCTTCGGCCGGGATATGGCACTACTGGTGGTATAGCAGATTGAAGAGCCAACGATAGAAATTTAAAGAGGGTTTTGCTATGGCACGCATCCTCGGGGGAACTTTCATTGCGCTGGCCGGTTTAGCGCTTTTTATTCTGATAGTGCTTTTCGCTGCGGGCACCCGCACCCAGAATTACGAGAGTTGGTGGATCAGCATCCCCACAGGCTTCCCCCTGGTCTGGCTCCTCCTCGGCCTGGCCTGGGCAGTGTGGACCAGACGCAGAATACGTCCCGTTGCGGGCATCTTGACCGCTTTTGGTGCTCTATGGTATGCGGTTTTCTTCGCCTACGCTACTTTCGGCATCACTCGCGCGGTGATAGAATCCACAAGTCCCCTGGCTGGAATAGCATACTTAGCTCTGATCCCCATTTGGTTTATAGCGTTATTGTCCACTTTGCTGGGCTGGGCTCTTCTCCGCGGGCAAAACATACCCTGGGTGCGCTTTGTATATCTGAGCATCTCCTTAGCCTGGCTTGTGGCCTGGCTAGGGTTCTGGTGGGCCCTGTTCCCTGCGCTGGAAAGAATAGAACTCACCCACCCGATGACCTGGATTGTAAACGGGTTCTTTCTGCTTCCAACCCTATTGACCCTGGGGCTGGCAGCGTGGTCAGGCAAAAAGGAAAAGCGCTGAATTGGCTATAGAAACCTCTTTTCCCTGCCCACAGCGGCATTTCACGCCCTGGAATGCACCAGGGAATTGGGCCTGTAACAAGGGCCGGACGCCCTTAATTCCCACGAAGGGAGGGAAAAATGTACATAACGGAAATAATCTGGTGGTCCTACACGGCCTTCATCGTCGCTGTGGCCCTCTTCATGTTATACTTTGCCGCCCGGGTGCGGCATAAAGGAGGATAAGCCATGGAGAGGGAAGAACGCATTTGGCTCGGAGTGCTACTGGGCATCTTTCTCATCGTTAATGCCATCACCCTTTCCCCCCTTGTGCCCTGGCAACAGTGGATGCTCTGGACGCGCCCTACTCCAAAGCAGCAGATCCGCGTGGAATTCGCCGATTACGAAATCCGCCTTCCGCCCCAGGGCATCCAGTTGAAAGTCGGGGAATTTGTAGAGTTCATCGCCACCTCCCGCGATGTAACCTATGGTTTTGGTGTCTTCCGTAAGGACGGCCGGATGGTTTTCCAGATGCAAGTGGTTCCGGGATATGAAAACCGCCTCCTCTGGCGATTTGACGAGCCAGGTTTATACGATATCCGCTCCACAGAATACTCCGGACCCCGCCATCCGGAGATGTTCATCCCCAACGCAATTAATGTAGCACCGTAAAGAAGGAGGTGCCTTATGGGCTGGAACGAGAAATGGACCCTGCGCTTTGCCGTTGTCGCCCTTATTTTCCTGGCGATGACCGGGTTTGAGGGGGTCCTTATGCGCACTTACTTATCCGCCCCTCAGGCGTTGGAAGGCTTTGAGCGAGCCTTCAGCGTCATACGCGTAATTCCCCGAGAACTAACTCCAGCTGATTATTTTTACAGCATGATGACTGTTCACCCTATCGTCGGCGTTTATGGCTTCGCCTACATGGCAGTGATGGGTGCCTTCTATTTTCTGGTCCCCTACCTCCTCAAAAAGGAAATCCGCCACAGGAAATTGGTCCCCCTAAACTTTTGGCTCCAGACGATAGGAGTCCTCACCTGCTGGGCCTCCGGCTTCTTCCTCCTTTTCAACTCCCTCTACACCTTATACTGGCCCCTGCCTGTTTCCTTCGATCGAGTGCCACTGTCAGGGACGATTGCCTTCACCGTTGGTGCGGCAATGATTATGGTTAACATCCTGCTTTTCTCCTTCAACATCTTCAGCACAGTCCTTTCCAAGAGCAATCCCCAGTCTTACACCTTCGGACAGTTCTTCAGGGCTGCGTTCGGCATCTCGCGCCTCATGCGTCTCTTGGGCAAAGAAGATAAAACCGCTGTCCCTCTGGATTACAATGGCCTTCCCGTTTTCATCGTCGCGGTAGCACGAGGCTCTATTGATACTGTCATCAACGCTGTGGTCCTTCTCACCGCTGGAGCGTTGATTCTGATTTATGGGCTGGCGACCCTCTTCGGCCATCCCCTCAACCCGATGGCTGTGGACGCCTTGGTCTACAAGAATTGGTTCTGGTGGGGATTGGACATGGTGGCCGACGGCAACGTCCTCATTTATACCGCCGGGGTTTGGTACCTGCTCATCCCATTGCTGGTGGGCCGGCAGCTTTACGGCGAACCAGTGGTGCGGACGGTCATCATGGCGGACCTGCTCATATCTTTGGGAGTTTGGAGCCACCACCTCCTGGGCGACCGGGTGCAGCCACTGGTGATGCGGCTCCTTTCAGGTCAGTTCATCACCTGGGGCGAATTTATCACCATGGGATTGACCATCTTTGCCTCGCTTATGACCATCTGGAAGGCCCAACCGGTGAAAATTACACCGCCGCTCCTGTTCATTCTGGGCTCCATTTTTGGCTTCATTATGGGCGGCACGGCAGGGTTAATACAGGCTAATGTAGGGCTTAATTTAGTGCTCCACAACACCCAGTGGGTTATTATGACTCATGCCCACACAATGCTGCTGACAGGCCTTAGCAACCTGCTGTTTGCCGTCGTCTACGCGCTGGTGCCAATGCTCACCGGCAAGGAGATCCGTAGCCGGGCTCTCACTCTGGCCCACTTCTGGTTCTGGACTGCCGGTTCAGTGCTGATGACCTACGTTATGGGGCTGGCCGGCGCACAGGGGATGCTGCGGCGGATGCTTTACCCGCAACCGAATATCTACCAGCCTTTCCTGGACATAGCTTGGGTGGGGGGTATCCTGATGACCTTGGGCTTCCTGGCCTTCCTGATTAACATTATCGCCACCATTGGTTGGGATAATCTCCTGAGGCTGGTAGTAGAACGGCGCCCTGCGGCCTCCGCGGCATAAAAACAGCTTAGGGAAAAAAGCAAGGGGCGTCCGGCCCTCACACCTACTGTCTGGCAATCGTTCTGCATGGGGCCCAACCGAATGGAGGTGACAAATATGCGTCGAACGAGCTTTCTATCCACCACTGAATCTTTACTGTGGACCGTCACCGTGTGGGAGGCGTCACTGGTCATCCTGCTTGGAACCCTCTCGCCCACCGGACCACTGGCCTGGCTGGGAATGGCAACCCGCTTGGGGCTGGACGAGGCAGGACGGATAGGACGCATCGTGATGCTCTACCACTCCCTGGCCATCCCCTTTGTTGCCGCATTGGTCTACCTTATTCTGGATGCACTCCCTTTTGATGAAATCATCCCGCGCCTGGTCCGCCCCACCATCACAGCGGGCTACTTCCTCACCAGCACTGGTGGGCTCAGTTTCGCCTACCTGCGGGCCGGCTGGATCGCCCATGGGGTTTTCCTGGTGGGCCTGAGCCTGACCTTCTACGCTGGCGCTATCCTCTGGTGGGGTCTTTCTCCCTGGCGCGCTCCGGACGGGCGAAGTCTGGAACGCTGGGCCTTCTGGCTCATGGCCCTTTATTCCCTTATATCCGCCGCCATAGGAGGCGCAGTCGGAGCTCACTTCGGCCACGGTTTTAAAGCCTTCCTGGCTGAAGACCTCTTGAGGGTCGAGCATGACCTTTTCCAGCGGGCTATCATCGCCCACCTCCACATCATGCTTACCCTTATAGACGTGGCCCTTCTTCTCCTGGTGGCCCATCGTGTGGGCATTACGGGCTTAGCTTATAAGATCACCATTCCCCTCATCATCGCCGGGACCACTATCACCACTTTTGCTACCTGGAGCGTGATATTTGTAGGAGGAGTCGCTCACAGAATAATCACTGTGGGCGCAGTAATTTTGCTAACAGGGGCCGCCATCGTC encodes:
- a CDS encoding aspartate aminotransferase family protein, producing the protein MDYIALEEAHTSGFYRKQPVVLVRGEGAKVWDVEGREYIDCTSGHGVANIGHANPYVAEAIARQATRLVTCSEIFYNDVRAELLVTLSRITPPGLKRAFLCNSGTEAVEGALKIARLVTGRRNFVAAMRSFHGRTFGALSATWRKEYREPFEPLVPGFSFVPFNNLKAMEKAVNQETAGVILEVVQGEGGVIPGKGEYLRGVQELCRQNGALFILDEVQTGFGRTGKMFACEHHGLEPDLMCIAKGLGGGVPFGAVMIHEKLGEMPRRLHGSTFGGNPLACAAALAAIRYLQEHDLPKRAAELGEYFLNRLSQINSPLIREVRGLGLMVGIELKKEAAPYLEALVREGVLALFAGPTVIRFLPPLVITKEELDRVVEAVERVLS
- a CDS encoding [LysW]-lysine hydrolase, which codes for MKDGEAVEFLKDLLNIYSPSGEERALAIYLAEKLERLGLHAFVDQVGNVVASTSRLILPEPNLLFLGHIDTVPGFIPVREEGGKIFGRGAVDAKGPIAAFLVALARINPDSAVVFVGAVGEEAESLGAKHIIPSFRPLNAVIGEPGRWEGITLGYKGRLLIRYILSRPKFHTAAPSPTAPEEAFRFWQGLKAWAEEFNGAKSPFERIDLSLLEICSQEGEFSTSVEMKLGLRLPPGFKPSSAAHQASFLAGEATLEFSGEEEAFVADRNSPLVRAFLEAIRSEGGKPRFKLKTGTSDMNLAGHSWRCPILAYGPGDSSLDHTPWEHIEISDYLKAIKVWERVLKRFSGGRENGTVD
- the argH gene encoding argininosuccinate lyase — its product is MEPWIESEMVRKFTASVNFDRRLYREDIRGSKAHVKMLAQQGLLSPEEAEAILRELEKIQEEIEKGEFRWKEEYEDLHLNIEAALIERLGETGAKLHTGRSRNDQIALDMRLYVREAAGKICEAITRVQEAIVDLAENHMDAIMPGYTHLQKAQPVLFSHHIMAYFWMLERDKGRFRDALQRADECPLGAGALAGSTLPLDPEFVARELGFSRSFHNSMDAVSDRDFILEFLSACSILMVHLSRLAEELILWSTREFGFIELAAPFTTGSSMMPQKRNPDVAELIRAKAGRVFGHLMALLTVLKGLPLAYNRDLQEDKEGLFDAVDTVLACLEVLAPMLRSIEVKKERAASEARDGFLLATDMAEYLVARGMPFRQAHAVVRKIAEYCRTGGKDPQELKVEELRAFSELFGEDFMEGFTAEASTRARRAPGCTSPERVKEQILEAKQKLKGG
- a CDS encoding argininosuccinate synthase, giving the protein MKKIVLAYSGGLDTSVSIRWLREKYDAEVIALTVDIGQEKDIEAIRRKALAIGAVKAITVDAREEFIKDFVFPALKAGAIYEGDYLLSTALARPLIVKHLVKVAREEGATAVAHGCTGKGNDQVRFDVSTGALAPDLEVIAPVREWGMTREEEIEYAHKHGIPVPATLSSPYSIDANLWGRSIECGVLEDPWQEPPEEVFEWTKPVEAAPAKPYYLQIDFEEGIPVALDGEKLSGVELVSRLNQIAGEYGVGRIDHIENRLVGIKSREVYEAPAAVVLFEAHRKLEKMTLTKEVLRFNAQVAATYADLVYNGLWFSPLKKALDAYVDAVQKVVTGTVRVKLEKGVARVVGVRSPYSLYDYNLATYDKADAFDHRAAVGFIKLWGLPLRVKARVQGL
- a CDS encoding 50S ribosomal protein L25, with protein sequence MEAIELIVERRTLLGKKSKRLLEAGYVPGVIYGHVDSSIPIQVARKDLREVIRKAGFSRLITLKIKGESTSHLVLLKDLQRDPITHRVRHVDFYKVAAEEKITAEVPLVFRGESPAVASGVGVLLYSMESLEVECLPADLPPEIEVDLSVLREIDDAILVKDLKLPPGVTPAVPLDEEIVRVVRAGEEEVEEEAPARPAEVEVVAKGKAAKEKEEED
- a CDS encoding cbb3-type cytochrome c oxidase subunit I — its product is MGWNEKWTLRFAVVALIFLAMTGFEGVLMRTYLSAPQALEGFERAFSVIRVIPRELTPADYFYSMMTVHPIVGVYGFAYMAVMGAFYFLVPYLLKKEIRHRKLVPLNFWLQTIGVLTCWASGFFLLFNSLYTLYWPLPVSFDRVPLSGTIAFTVGAAMIMVNILLFSFNIFSTVLSKSNPQSYTFGQFFRAAFGISRLMRLLGKEDKTAVPLDYNGLPVFIVAVARGSIDTVINAVVLLTAGALILIYGLATLFGHPLNPMAVDALVYKNWFWWGLDMVADGNVLIYTAGVWYLLIPLLVGRQLYGEPVVRTVIMADLLISLGVWSHHLLGDRVQPLVMRLLSGQFITWGEFITMGLTIFASLMTIWKAQPVKITPPLLFILGSIFGFIMGGTAGLIQANVGLNLVLHNTQWVIMTHAHTMLLTGLSNLLFAVVYALVPMLTGKEIRSRALTLAHFWFWTAGSVLMTYVMGLAGAQGMLRRMLYPQPNIYQPFLDIAWVGGILMTLGFLAFLINIIATIGWDNLLRLVVERRPAASAA